In one window of Porites lutea chromosome 8, jaPorLute2.1, whole genome shotgun sequence DNA:
- the LOC140945852 gene encoding solute carrier family 12 member 8-like isoform X1 — protein sequence MTENGKGNVDWSRFGLDPVGQSSPPRSNNHDPSSLTASGSTASGNPNVKDLFDEEQGDQVSDKPWWKANFFVREPVLFGTWDGVFTSCMLNIFGVVIFLRTGWVVGNAGIGLSLLIIVLTLLVALAPALSAIGICERTHVESGGVYFLLAHVLGQRSGGTVGILYIFGMAVSISLFSTGFGESMAETTGWDSPWAVRVIGLITALILLVVVLAGVKWVVKLQLLLLAILMLSVLDFLVGTFAHTDYSAGFTGYSAENMEKNSPPKFSDDQNFFSVFGVFFPSATGVLAGINMSGDLKDPSSNIPAGTLAALGFSGMLYILFALLLGAVCSRHALLADYMIASKVSLVGVLFLFGLYISSLSSCLGAQYGAPRVLQCISKENVLPIIKPLGKGHGPNQEPYLASVCVAIIAAGFIMIGNLNALAPIVTMPFLLTYAAIDYAYFKLAMSYDIREQQKLAGMNKPPDSTKTDETKLISYESKGDGKKTSYGSGSFEKHDFGNVEFSQLDNTEKDDSTEKENLDKDEVLDNTSPLDMDNKKLETKLNLEDKGEELDEESTRDSTPLLENESNQVNIKEDKPVEIDHGTEARRRKKERKNEDYYHEEHQIKWEIEKQPTSFYSDLCNRWVSLAGTFASLLIMFLINWGYALANISVALLVYIYIGQTNPGLSKGCASEFVFSKWVQSLWDKLTRKESTQQQIVVPISGIPYQMSTYQLTEENTDFSYRDKRHHSSMVTSIGPQ from the exons ATGACCGAAAACGGCAAAGGAAATGTAGACTGGAGCAGGTTTGGTTTAGACCCCGTCGGTCAAAGCTCTCCACCGCGATCGAATAATCACGATCCGTCAAGTTTAACTGCCAGTGGAAGCACAGCCAGTGGAAATCCTAATGTTAAAGACCTTTTTGACGAAGAACAg GGAGATCAGGTATCAGATAAACCATGGTGGAAGGCAAACTTCTTCGTGAGGGAGCCAGTGCTTTTTGGAACGTGGGATG GTGTATTTACAAGTTGCATGCTGAACATTTTTGGAGTTGTTATATTTCTGCGGACAGGATGGGTGGTG GGAAATGCTGGTATCGGTTTATCTCTACTGATTATTGTCCTTACTCTTCTGGTTGCACTGGCTCCTGCCCTCTCTGCTATCGGCATCTGTGAGAGAACCCATGTTGAGAGTGGAGGGGTATATTTTCTGCTGGCACATGTTCTGGGCCAGCGAAGCGGAGGCACAGTAGGAATACTTTATATATTTGGAATG GCTGTCAGTATTTCATTATTCTCTACTGGATTTGGAGAGTCCATGGCAGAGACGACAGGCTGGGATAGCCCTTGGGCAGTGCGAGTTATTGGCCTTATTACAGCTCTTATCTTATTGGTTGTTGTCCTTGCTGGTGTCAAATGGGTTGTTAAACTTCAGCTTCTTCTGCTTGCGATTCTGATGCTTTCTGTGCTGGATTTCCTGGTTGGCACTTTTGCACACACAGACTATT CTGCTGGCTTCACTGGCTACAGTGCAGAAAATATGGAGAAGAATTCACCACCCAAGTTCTCTGACGATCAAAATTTCTTTAGTGTGTTTGGCGTGTTCTTTCCAAGTGCCACAGGAGTGTTGGCTGGAATCAACATGAGTGGTGACTTGAAAGATCCGTCAAGTAACATTCCTGCTGGGACACTGGCCGCCCTGGGATTCAG tggaATGTTGTATATTCTCTTTGCCTTGCTGTTGGGAGCGGTTTGTAGTCGACATGCACTACTCGCAGATTACATGATCGCATCCAAGGTTTCCTTGGTCGGTGTTCTGTTCTTGTTTGGATTGTACATCTCCTCTCTCTCTTCCTGCCTTGGAGCGCAATATGGAGCCCCAAGAGTCCTACAGTGTATCAGCAAAGAAAATGTGTTGCCCATCATAAAACCACTAGGCAAAGGG CATGGCCCAAACCAAGAACCATACTTGGCTTCCGTATGTGTAGCAATAATCGCGGCGGGCTTTATCATGATTGGCAACTTAAACGCCTTAGCTCCTATTGTTACTATGCCATTTCTACTAACATACGCTGCGATTGACTATGCGTACTTCAAGCTGGCCATGAGTTATGATATCAGAGAACAACAGAAACTGGCTGGTATGAATAAGCCGCCTGACTCCACCAAGACAGATGAAACTAAGCTCATATCATATGAATCTAAG GGTGATGGCAAGAAAACAAGCTATGGTAGTGGATCTTTCGAAAAACATGACTTCGGAAATGTGGAATTTAGTCAACTAGACAACACCGAGAAAGATGACTCcacagagaaggaaaatttaGATAAAGACGAAGTGTTAGACAACACATCTCCACTGGATATGGATAATAAAAAActagaaacaaaactaaacctTGAAGATAAAGGCGAAGAACTAGACGAGGAAAGTACCAGAGATTCCACGCCGCTTTTAGAAAATGAGAGCAACCAGGTTAATATTAAAGAAGATAAACCTGTGGAAATAGATCATGGTACAGAAGCCCGCCGGAGGAAAAAAG AGCGGAAGAACGAGGATTATTATCACGAAGAGCACCAAATCAAGTGGGAGATAGAGAAGCAGCCAACTTCCTTCTATTCGGACCTGTGTAACCGATGGGTATCTCTGGCTGGG ACTTTCGCCAGTCTACTGATTATGTTCCTTATAAACTGGGGATATGCGCTTGCCAACATTTCTGTGGCGTTATTAGTGTATATATACATCGGTCAGACCAATCCTGGGCTATCAAAAG GTTGTGCCTCCGAATTTGTGTTCTCTAAGTGGGTGCAGTCTTTATGGGACAAGCTGACAAG GAAAGAGTCTACACAACAACAGATTGTAGTACCAATCAGCGGGATTCCATATCAGATGTCGACCTATCAGCTTACGGAGGAAAACACTGACTTCTCTTACAGAGACAAACGGCATCATTCATCCATGGTAACCAGTATAGGCCCTCAGTAA
- the LOC140945852 gene encoding solute carrier family 12 member 8-like isoform X2, which translates to MTENGKGNVDWSRFGLDPVGQSSPPRSNNHDPSSLTASGSTASGNPNVKDLFDEEQGDQVSDKPWWKANFFVREPVLFGTWDGVFTSCMLNIFGVVIFLRTGWVVGNAGIGLSLLIIVLTLLVALAPALSAIGICERTHVESGGVYFLLAHVLGQRSGGTVGILYIFGMAVSISLFSTGFGESMAETTGWDSPWAVRVIGLITALILLVVVLAGVKWVVKLQLLLLAILMLSVLDFLVGTFAHTDYSAGFTGYSAENMEKNSPPKFSDDQNFFSVFGVFFPSATGVLAGINMSGDLKDPSSNIPAGTLAALGFSGMLYILFALLLGAVCSRHALLADYMIASKVSLVGVLFLFGLYISSLSSCLGAQYGAPRVLQCISKENVLPIIKPLGKGHGPNQEPYLASVCVAIIAAGFIMIGNLNALAPIVTMPFLLTYAAIDYAYFKLAMSYDIREQQKLAGMNKPPDSTKTDETKLISYESKGDGKKTSYGSGSFEKHDFGNVEFSQLDNTEKDDSTEKENLDKDEVLDNTSPLDMDNKKLETKLNLEDKGEELDEESTRDSTPLLENESNQVNIKEDKPVEIDHGTEARRRKKERKNEDYYHEEHQIKWEIEKQPTSFYSDLCNRWVSLAGTFASLLIMFLINWGYALANISVALLVYIYIGQTNPGLSKGCASEFVFSKWVQSLWDKLTRKESTQQQIVVPISGIPYQMSTYQLTEENTDFSYRDKRHHSSMISAAIL; encoded by the exons ATGACCGAAAACGGCAAAGGAAATGTAGACTGGAGCAGGTTTGGTTTAGACCCCGTCGGTCAAAGCTCTCCACCGCGATCGAATAATCACGATCCGTCAAGTTTAACTGCCAGTGGAAGCACAGCCAGTGGAAATCCTAATGTTAAAGACCTTTTTGACGAAGAACAg GGAGATCAGGTATCAGATAAACCATGGTGGAAGGCAAACTTCTTCGTGAGGGAGCCAGTGCTTTTTGGAACGTGGGATG GTGTATTTACAAGTTGCATGCTGAACATTTTTGGAGTTGTTATATTTCTGCGGACAGGATGGGTGGTG GGAAATGCTGGTATCGGTTTATCTCTACTGATTATTGTCCTTACTCTTCTGGTTGCACTGGCTCCTGCCCTCTCTGCTATCGGCATCTGTGAGAGAACCCATGTTGAGAGTGGAGGGGTATATTTTCTGCTGGCACATGTTCTGGGCCAGCGAAGCGGAGGCACAGTAGGAATACTTTATATATTTGGAATG GCTGTCAGTATTTCATTATTCTCTACTGGATTTGGAGAGTCCATGGCAGAGACGACAGGCTGGGATAGCCCTTGGGCAGTGCGAGTTATTGGCCTTATTACAGCTCTTATCTTATTGGTTGTTGTCCTTGCTGGTGTCAAATGGGTTGTTAAACTTCAGCTTCTTCTGCTTGCGATTCTGATGCTTTCTGTGCTGGATTTCCTGGTTGGCACTTTTGCACACACAGACTATT CTGCTGGCTTCACTGGCTACAGTGCAGAAAATATGGAGAAGAATTCACCACCCAAGTTCTCTGACGATCAAAATTTCTTTAGTGTGTTTGGCGTGTTCTTTCCAAGTGCCACAGGAGTGTTGGCTGGAATCAACATGAGTGGTGACTTGAAAGATCCGTCAAGTAACATTCCTGCTGGGACACTGGCCGCCCTGGGATTCAG tggaATGTTGTATATTCTCTTTGCCTTGCTGTTGGGAGCGGTTTGTAGTCGACATGCACTACTCGCAGATTACATGATCGCATCCAAGGTTTCCTTGGTCGGTGTTCTGTTCTTGTTTGGATTGTACATCTCCTCTCTCTCTTCCTGCCTTGGAGCGCAATATGGAGCCCCAAGAGTCCTACAGTGTATCAGCAAAGAAAATGTGTTGCCCATCATAAAACCACTAGGCAAAGGG CATGGCCCAAACCAAGAACCATACTTGGCTTCCGTATGTGTAGCAATAATCGCGGCGGGCTTTATCATGATTGGCAACTTAAACGCCTTAGCTCCTATTGTTACTATGCCATTTCTACTAACATACGCTGCGATTGACTATGCGTACTTCAAGCTGGCCATGAGTTATGATATCAGAGAACAACAGAAACTGGCTGGTATGAATAAGCCGCCTGACTCCACCAAGACAGATGAAACTAAGCTCATATCATATGAATCTAAG GGTGATGGCAAGAAAACAAGCTATGGTAGTGGATCTTTCGAAAAACATGACTTCGGAAATGTGGAATTTAGTCAACTAGACAACACCGAGAAAGATGACTCcacagagaaggaaaatttaGATAAAGACGAAGTGTTAGACAACACATCTCCACTGGATATGGATAATAAAAAActagaaacaaaactaaacctTGAAGATAAAGGCGAAGAACTAGACGAGGAAAGTACCAGAGATTCCACGCCGCTTTTAGAAAATGAGAGCAACCAGGTTAATATTAAAGAAGATAAACCTGTGGAAATAGATCATGGTACAGAAGCCCGCCGGAGGAAAAAAG AGCGGAAGAACGAGGATTATTATCACGAAGAGCACCAAATCAAGTGGGAGATAGAGAAGCAGCCAACTTCCTTCTATTCGGACCTGTGTAACCGATGGGTATCTCTGGCTGGG ACTTTCGCCAGTCTACTGATTATGTTCCTTATAAACTGGGGATATGCGCTTGCCAACATTTCTGTGGCGTTATTAGTGTATATATACATCGGTCAGACCAATCCTGGGCTATCAAAAG GTTGTGCCTCCGAATTTGTGTTCTCTAAGTGGGTGCAGTCTTTATGGGACAAGCTGACAAG GAAAGAGTCTACACAACAACAGATTGTAGTACCAATCAGCGGGATTCCATATCAGATGTCGACCTATCAGCTTACGGAGGAAAACACTGACTTCTCTTACAGAGACAAACGGCATCATTCATCCATG ATCTCTGCCGCaatcctgtaa